The Microbacterium sp. SORGH_AS_0862 genome has a segment encoding these proteins:
- a CDS encoding phage tail tape measure protein, producing MPALRVSELETLFTANLDPIEKAEATVRKTGQRIESTPIVQKVDADVSGAVAGMSRVEDAFSKALAQAADSSKAMSTSLVRDFLESDRAAKQSAEEIERVLTKSYGVSGDAARRLALITKGELRTAEKAATALAATDPTVKIGADEKGALAGMDRVEQAAKKIVSRATAITVNAKVDQAEKGIDRVQTRLDYLRSVESTMDVKADIARAEASLSKLTRMRDGLVKVREEMVVDVDDNPARQKLKAVADFAEEKGKEGGERGGKSLSGHLDSATRGAGEAVGSALGGDLGAGLEKALVAIPVAGGIILAATAIGKQIVSAVNEGLGVEKRQDRLAALTGLDEQQAARVARAAGEAYANVYGDSIEANMDTARIAVQFDLIDANATTRDSQKVIQGLAGISDVLDEDVRPVATAVTTLLKTGMASSAQQAFDIIASGQRNGINRGEDFLDTLTEYPVVLRKLGLDGSEMLGLLNQALNAGARNSDVAADALKEFQIRATDASVSSKAGFERLGFSAEEMTAKIAAGGEGAREGLQQVLDQLRATEDPVVRNAAAVELFGTKAEDLGDALFAMDLSNAVDQLDGVTGSAQRMFDTLSGNDATRIEQAQRNIEVAAQGIQGALAAAFADPLGDFADWVSSNRGPLMQFFADLANGALDLGTSVVIGLADGTEAFGEFVSGPLADFGVSVADILGKLPWPFNQDTTELRAAAEDLRGFKDVTSEAADTMRTQWVGAIDQARDKFNQFIDPQIAQGYLNDATMRVASSIDAVGAAAATGSSLLNDYRTAADGSGSATAELDFQMRNAIDAMRQEQEAAEATGDSQANLEQRHKDATVALANQLTQMGLTSDQAWALIHTYESIPPTVSTTVTADTTMAYDQLMSLQSKLREVTGDHSLRVATGPGGQGGLVVGNASGNLIEFMANGGMPGLTPMAPVAQMVPPDTWRVVGDRGDVPELFTPMDGSPRSWSLLLEGLRRMPGSPPGATAEKGSTRAGASFQFGDIVVAGVGPAEVKALLLDVIRDLTN from the coding sequence ATGCCGGCCCTGCGGGTGAGCGAACTCGAGACGCTGTTCACCGCCAACCTCGACCCGATCGAGAAGGCAGAGGCCACGGTCCGCAAGACCGGGCAGCGCATCGAGTCCACTCCGATCGTGCAGAAGGTCGACGCGGATGTGTCCGGCGCCGTGGCTGGCATGTCGCGCGTGGAGGACGCATTCAGTAAGGCGCTTGCACAGGCCGCCGACTCGTCGAAGGCGATGTCGACGTCTCTTGTCCGGGACTTCCTCGAGTCGGACCGTGCGGCGAAGCAGAGCGCCGAGGAAATCGAGCGCGTTCTCACGAAGTCCTACGGGGTATCCGGGGATGCTGCCCGCCGACTCGCGCTCATCACGAAGGGTGAGCTCCGCACTGCGGAGAAGGCGGCGACGGCCCTCGCCGCGACCGACCCAACCGTGAAGATCGGCGCCGACGAGAAGGGCGCGCTCGCGGGCATGGACCGCGTCGAGCAGGCGGCGAAGAAGATCGTGTCCCGCGCGACCGCGATCACGGTGAACGCGAAGGTCGATCAGGCGGAGAAGGGCATCGACCGGGTGCAGACCCGGCTCGACTACCTCCGCTCTGTCGAGTCGACGATGGACGTGAAGGCGGACATCGCCCGCGCCGAGGCCAGCCTGTCGAAGCTCACCCGGATGCGTGACGGTCTGGTGAAGGTCCGTGAGGAGATGGTGGTAGACGTCGACGACAACCCCGCCCGCCAGAAGCTCAAGGCCGTCGCGGACTTCGCGGAGGAGAAGGGCAAGGAAGGCGGGGAGCGGGGCGGCAAGTCGCTGTCCGGACACCTCGACTCCGCCACGCGCGGCGCCGGTGAGGCCGTCGGATCCGCTCTCGGCGGCGACCTCGGCGCCGGCCTGGAGAAGGCGCTCGTCGCGATCCCCGTCGCGGGCGGCATCATCCTCGCCGCGACCGCCATCGGCAAGCAGATCGTCTCCGCCGTCAACGAGGGTCTGGGCGTCGAGAAGCGGCAGGACCGTCTCGCCGCGCTGACCGGCCTCGACGAGCAGCAGGCGGCGCGTGTGGCGCGCGCGGCCGGTGAGGCGTACGCCAACGTCTACGGCGATTCGATCGAAGCGAACATGGACACCGCGCGGATCGCGGTGCAGTTCGACCTGATCGACGCGAACGCCACGACACGCGACTCGCAGAAGGTCATCCAGGGGCTCGCCGGAATCTCTGACGTCCTCGACGAAGACGTGCGCCCCGTCGCGACCGCCGTGACGACGCTGCTCAAGACGGGCATGGCGTCCAGCGCGCAGCAGGCTTTCGACATCATCGCCTCCGGTCAGCGCAACGGCATCAACCGTGGCGAGGACTTCCTCGACACCCTGACCGAGTATCCGGTCGTGCTGCGCAAGCTCGGGCTCGACGGGTCCGAGATGCTCGGCCTGCTGAACCAGGCGCTCAACGCCGGCGCGCGTAACAGCGACGTCGCCGCGGACGCGCTCAAGGAGTTCCAGATCCGCGCGACGGACGCCTCGGTGTCCAGCAAGGCCGGGTTCGAGCGGCTCGGGTTCAGCGCGGAGGAGATGACCGCGAAGATCGCCGCCGGCGGTGAGGGCGCTCGTGAGGGCCTGCAGCAGGTACTCGACCAGCTCCGCGCGACCGAGGATCCCGTGGTCCGCAACGCGGCCGCCGTGGAGCTGTTCGGAACGAAGGCGGAGGATCTCGGCGACGCGCTGTTCGCGATGGACCTGAGCAACGCGGTCGACCAGCTCGACGGCGTCACCGGCTCCGCGCAGCGCATGTTCGACACCCTGTCAGGCAACGACGCGACCCGCATCGAGCAGGCGCAGCGGAACATCGAGGTCGCCGCGCAGGGCATCCAGGGTGCACTCGCTGCAGCTTTCGCGGATCCGCTCGGCGACTTCGCCGACTGGGTCAGCTCGAACCGTGGCCCGCTGATGCAGTTCTTCGCCGACCTCGCGAACGGCGCCCTCGATCTGGGGACCAGCGTCGTGATCGGCCTGGCCGACGGGACGGAAGCGTTCGGAGAGTTCGTCTCCGGGCCGCTCGCCGACTTCGGCGTCAGCGTCGCCGACATCCTCGGCAAGCTGCCGTGGCCGTTCAACCAGGACACGACCGAGCTGCGTGCCGCCGCGGAGGATCTGCGCGGCTTCAAGGACGTCACGTCCGAAGCAGCGGACACGATGCGCACCCAGTGGGTGGGCGCGATCGATCAGGCCCGGGACAAGTTCAACCAGTTCATCGACCCGCAGATCGCGCAGGGCTACCTCAACGACGCGACCATGCGGGTCGCTTCGTCGATCGACGCAGTTGGCGCCGCGGCGGCCACGGGCAGCTCCCTGCTGAACGACTACCGCACCGCCGCTGACGGCAGCGGGTCGGCGACGGCGGAGCTCGACTTCCAGATGCGCAATGCGATCGATGCGATGCGGCAGGAGCAGGAGGCCGCGGAGGCGACGGGTGACTCGCAGGCGAACCTCGAGCAGCGTCACAAGGACGCGACCGTGGCGCTCGCGAACCAGCTCACGCAGATGGGGCTCACGTCGGATCAGGCGTGGGCGCTGATCCATACGTACGAGAGCATCCCGCCGACCGTGTCCACGACGGTCACGGCCGACACGACCATGGCGTACGACCAGCTCATGTCGCTGCAGTCGAAGCTGCGGGAGGTGACGGGGGATCATTCGCTCCGCGTCGCCACCGGCCCGGGCGGTCAGGGCGGCCTGGTCGTCGGGAACGCGAGCGGCAACCTGATCGAGTTCATGGCGAACGGTGGCATGCCGGGGCTGACTCCGATGGCGCCGGTCGCGCAGATGGTCCCGCCCGACACGTGGCGTGTGGTCGGTGACCGCGGGGACGTGCCGGAACTGTTCACGCCGATGGATGGTTCGCCGCGTTCATGGTCGCTGCTCCTCGAGGGGCTGCGGCGGATGCCGGGCTCACCGCCTGGCGCGACCGCGGAGAAGGGATCGACGCGCGCGGGTGCGTCGTTCCAGTTCGGAGACATCGTCGTGGCCGGCGTCGGCCCGGCGGAGGTGAAGGCGCTCCTCCTCGACGTGATCCGCGACCTGACGAACTAG
- a CDS encoding minor capsid protein, translating into MAELLTDVQLTKQVCALLGEIDGWEWRETGQAYPESVVGVHYGAIKATPSRGVGVRVYLTGDDLDESISWRRMQIRFRGPRNDPTGADALADAAFPLLQGLSRVGGISGISRLSMAPLGADGNGREERTENYLIILDNPEAEASEP; encoded by the coding sequence GTGGCTGAGCTGCTCACCGACGTTCAGCTCACCAAGCAGGTGTGTGCGCTACTCGGGGAGATCGACGGGTGGGAGTGGCGCGAGACGGGCCAGGCGTACCCCGAGAGCGTCGTCGGCGTGCACTACGGCGCGATCAAAGCCACACCGTCCCGAGGTGTCGGCGTGCGGGTGTACCTGACCGGCGACGACCTCGACGAGTCGATCTCGTGGCGGCGCATGCAGATCCGATTCCGCGGCCCACGCAACGACCCGACGGGTGCCGATGCACTCGCAGACGCCGCGTTCCCGCTGCTCCAAGGACTCTCCCGGGTGGGAGGGATCAGCGGCATCAGTCGCCTATCCATGGCCCCTCTCGGGGCCGACGGCAACGGCCGCGAAGAGCGGACCGAGAACTACCTGATCATCCTCGACAACCCGGAAGCGGAGGCATCCGAACCATGA
- a CDS encoding WXG100 family type VII secretion target, translating to MSISFSADRHAELVASLNQATDALDDILDHLDSEVGAVHSQWTGAAQAAYEHAQREWTSTMGALRNALRTATNAAESAGSRLAQAERDVAAIWE from the coding sequence ATGAGCATCTCATTCAGCGCGGACCGGCACGCCGAACTGGTCGCTTCGCTCAATCAAGCAACCGATGCACTCGACGACATCCTCGATCACCTCGATTCTGAGGTCGGCGCTGTCCACAGTCAGTGGACAGGAGCGGCTCAGGCCGCATACGAGCACGCTCAGCGCGAGTGGACGTCCACGATGGGCGCTCTCCGCAACGCGCTACGCACAGCCACAAATGCTGCGGAGTCCGCAGGATCTCGGCTCGCACAGGCCGAGCGCGACGTCGCCGCGATCTGGGAGTAG
- a CDS encoding holin: MKLSLLTSRAWWKAAALRALYTAVAIAVPYLGGALLSDVPWLTIASAGALGFAASLATSLAGLPETVGTNLPWWLAAVERVVKTFAQSLAAGFVGATLITDVAWSTVLQAALISALVSLLRLILATLPADPTTKSGPVQTLTGDLHIQG, encoded by the coding sequence ATGAAGCTCTCCCTGCTGACCAGCCGCGCATGGTGGAAGGCCGCCGCGCTCCGCGCCCTGTACACCGCCGTCGCGATCGCCGTCCCGTACCTCGGTGGCGCGCTGCTCTCCGACGTCCCGTGGCTGACGATCGCATCCGCCGGCGCGCTCGGATTCGCCGCGTCCCTGGCGACGTCGCTCGCCGGCCTGCCGGAGACAGTCGGCACCAACCTGCCGTGGTGGCTCGCCGCTGTCGAGCGCGTCGTGAAGACCTTCGCCCAGTCGCTCGCCGCCGGCTTCGTCGGCGCGACGCTGATCACCGACGTCGCCTGGTCGACGGTCCTGCAGGCCGCGCTGATCTCCGCTCTCGTGTCGCTGCTGCGTCTCATTCTCGCGACGCTGCCCGCCGATCCGACCACGAAGTCGGGGCCTGTGCAGACACTCACGGGCGATCTGCACATCCAGGGCTGA
- a CDS encoding serine O-acetyltransferase, translated as MKRPLAKILDLLWTQLTIGAELPGTVKCGPGLRLPHAGRGVIINANSTIGRDVTIYHRVTLGVSGADPRNVPTILDGAYLGTGASVIGGVTVGADAKVGAGAVVTKDVPDGALAVGVPAHVREA; from the coding sequence GTGAAGCGTCCGCTCGCGAAGATCCTCGATCTGCTCTGGACGCAGCTCACCATCGGGGCGGAGCTGCCCGGGACTGTCAAGTGCGGCCCGGGGCTGCGTCTCCCCCACGCAGGTCGCGGGGTCATCATCAACGCGAACAGCACCATCGGTCGAGACGTCACGATCTATCACCGCGTCACACTCGGAGTGTCAGGCGCTGACCCGCGCAACGTTCCGACGATCCTCGACGGGGCATACCTCGGCACGGGCGCATCGGTGATCGGCGGCGTCACCGTCGGAGCCGACGCGAAGGTCGGTGCCGGCGCGGTGGTTACGAAGGATGTCCCGGACGGTGCTCTCGCCGTGGGCGTTCCCGCTCATGTTCGCGAGGCTTAG
- a CDS encoding P27 family phage terminase small subunit, producing the protein MASARTVNWDPPERLSVAARKVWDEVRARGRMHPSVDPEMLETYCALVIRWREAAAKVAEEGLVVDGGEKRGAVVHPALAAERELAEQIRKWSPLFNRPAGVRRKAGPMYDATRRSITAAELDTKPEFEGVREAVLTLAWLIDEAQREGLEALQKATYNLIPSYVKGCAELQITPRVDPGRRVEEGGQGWQAHEVRRRGRRAPRARRELSAPRSTRCAGRSRRDAVRRTSTRSTSATWRRRRRLTCSGTPSHVSALRRCAS; encoded by the coding sequence GTGGCATCGGCGAGGACGGTCAACTGGGATCCGCCTGAGCGGCTCAGTGTCGCCGCTCGCAAGGTGTGGGATGAGGTACGCGCCCGAGGGCGCATGCACCCGTCGGTCGACCCCGAGATGCTGGAGACCTACTGTGCGCTCGTGATCCGCTGGCGGGAGGCCGCAGCGAAGGTCGCAGAAGAGGGCCTCGTCGTTGACGGTGGCGAGAAGCGCGGCGCCGTGGTGCATCCGGCGCTCGCCGCCGAACGCGAGCTCGCCGAGCAGATCCGTAAGTGGTCGCCTCTCTTCAACCGCCCTGCCGGCGTCCGCCGCAAGGCGGGGCCGATGTACGACGCCACGCGGCGTTCGATCACCGCTGCTGAGCTGGACACGAAGCCGGAGTTCGAGGGCGTGCGTGAGGCCGTGCTGACGCTGGCGTGGCTGATCGATGAGGCGCAGCGGGAAGGTCTGGAGGCGCTGCAGAAGGCGACGTACAACCTGATCCCGTCGTACGTGAAGGGATGCGCCGAGCTCCAGATCACGCCGCGCGTCGATCCCGGCCGACGCGTTGAAGAAGGCGGGCAAGGTTGGCAAGCTCACGAAGTTCGGCGACGCGGCCGCCGCGCGCCGCGGGCGCGTCGCGAGCTAAGCGCACCCCGCTCGACCCGCTGCGCTGGCCGGTCCCGCAGGGATGCGGTCAGGCGTACGTCGACAAGGTCCACGAGCGCGACCTGGCGACGCCGGAGACGGCTCACCTGTTCGGGAACGCCGAGCCACGTATCTGCACTCCGCCGCTGCGCGAGCTGA
- a CDS encoding MerR family transcriptional regulator, producing MSISERSEPVRILTLAQAAKRVGKSERQIRRYIEQGLLEPVAPSIKRYYEQSVVKAEKESRSRVGRPRKTREKNVSNSSA from the coding sequence ATGAGCATCTCAGAACGGAGCGAGCCGGTTCGCATCCTCACGCTGGCTCAAGCGGCGAAGCGGGTTGGCAAGTCGGAGCGACAGATCCGCAGGTACATCGAGCAGGGGTTACTGGAGCCGGTCGCACCCTCGATCAAGCGCTACTACGAGCAGTCGGTCGTCAAAGCGGAGAAGGAGAGCCGGTCTCGTGTCGGCCGCCCGCGTAAGACGCGCGAGAAAAACGTGTCAAACTCGTCCGCCTAA
- a CDS encoding IPT/TIG domain-containing protein, with protein sequence MSKRVPLPEGTTLGKSHEYGGDVNIGTRESPIWQPVRRMFGFNPAPQPVSTNAATYDDESTPNNSITAQGINHAFTTQVNRSKTTGEYLPEIEALLARTGPDATDADAEIEFRWYHKPSKGTPNPTDAGQGDFTVTYSRANTGPDGSIEAFAWTLTGVRTYEKIENPFGGWDGDAPTITSATPSGAAAGAQVEITGTGFQTTDGTDRVTGAAGVKFGSTNAASYLVVSPTKIVAVMPAGSAGSAPITVTNGDGASSPKSYTRGA encoded by the coding sequence ATGAGCAAGCGAGTTCCCCTGCCGGAGGGCACGACCCTCGGCAAGTCCCACGAGTACGGCGGCGATGTCAACATCGGCACCCGCGAGTCCCCGATCTGGCAGCCGGTGCGGCGCATGTTCGGGTTCAACCCGGCCCCGCAGCCCGTGTCGACGAACGCGGCCACGTACGACGACGAGAGCACCCCGAACAACTCGATCACGGCGCAGGGCATCAACCACGCCTTCACCACGCAGGTGAACCGGTCCAAGACGACCGGCGAGTACCTGCCCGAGATCGAGGCGCTGCTCGCACGCACCGGCCCCGACGCGACAGACGCGGACGCGGAGATCGAGTTCCGCTGGTACCACAAGCCGTCGAAGGGCACCCCGAACCCGACCGACGCCGGACAGGGCGACTTCACCGTCACCTACAGCCGCGCCAACACCGGCCCCGACGGGTCGATCGAAGCGTTCGCGTGGACGCTGACCGGCGTCCGCACGTACGAGAAGATCGAGAACCCGTTCGGCGGGTGGGACGGCGACGCCCCCACGATCACCTCGGCGACCCCGTCGGGCGCGGCAGCAGGCGCGCAGGTGGAGATCACCGGCACCGGCTTCCAGACCACCGACGGCACCGACCGGGTCACCGGCGCGGCCGGCGTGAAGTTCGGCTCCACGAACGCCGCGTCGTACCTCGTCGTCAGCCCGACCAAGATCGTCGCGGTCATGCCGGCCGGCTCGGCGGGTTCGGCTCCGATCACCGTCACGAATGGTGACGGCGCGTCGAGCCCGAAGTCCTACACGCGCGGCGCGTGA
- a CDS encoding DUF3263 domain-containing protein, with product MLPVATLLAFEAKWGAHTGGKEEAIRHELDVTPARYYQLLGRAIDTREALVLDPLLTHRLQDARARHRRRRSMLAV from the coding sequence ATGCTGCCCGTCGCCACGCTCCTCGCCTTCGAAGCGAAGTGGGGCGCGCACACGGGCGGCAAGGAGGAAGCGATCCGCCACGAGCTCGACGTCACCCCAGCGAGGTACTACCAACTCCTCGGCCGCGCGATCGACACCCGCGAAGCGCTCGTGCTCGACCCGCTACTCACACACCGGCTGCAGGACGCGCGGGCGCGGCATCGTCGGCGGCGCTCTATGCTCGCGGTGTGA
- a CDS encoding M23 family metallopeptidase, with translation MLWPNGTNDRPPISSPFGPRDVTQQGASSNHMGTDFIGFAMVRAVAAGRVVSVGWRDGWSGGGYMIWIQHDGFLSRSLHLVNQSAQVSVGDYVAEGQAIGLMGTTASPYPVGRHLHLEIVVNGRQVDPVPFITARLSTGAALAGGASTEGFLMGLNDTQQRQMYEALVVGGQSAGAYYTPEAIINVIRTELAPAIAAIALGGIAFPGAPQWNGVSDDRERGPRG, from the coding sequence ATGCTCTGGCCCAACGGAACCAACGACCGCCCGCCGATCTCGAGCCCATTCGGCCCGCGCGACGTGACCCAGCAGGGCGCGTCGTCGAATCACATGGGCACCGACTTCATCGGCTTCGCGATGGTCCGAGCCGTGGCCGCCGGCCGGGTCGTCAGCGTCGGGTGGCGCGACGGATGGTCGGGCGGCGGCTACATGATCTGGATCCAGCACGACGGGTTCCTATCCCGATCTCTGCACCTGGTCAACCAGTCCGCGCAGGTAAGCGTGGGGGACTACGTCGCCGAGGGTCAGGCGATCGGGCTGATGGGTACCACCGCATCCCCGTACCCGGTGGGCCGCCACCTCCACCTCGAGATCGTGGTCAACGGCCGCCAGGTCGATCCGGTCCCGTTCATCACCGCACGTCTCAGCACCGGTGCCGCCTTGGCCGGCGGCGCCTCAACGGAAGGATTTCTCATGGGTCTCAACGACACGCAGCAGCGCCAGATGTACGAAGCCCTCGTGGTCGGCGGGCAGAGCGCAGGCGCGTACTACACGCCTGAAGCGATCATCAACGTGATCCGAACCGAGCTCGCCCCCGCGATCGCCGCGATCGCTCTCGGCGGGATCGCGTTCCCGGGCGCGCCTCAGTGGAACGGCGTTTCAGACGATCGTGAACGTGGTCCGCGAGGATGA
- a CDS encoding head maturation protease, ClpP-related — translation MTEKQKEQHRYWGSVEPPKAKTEFFSAVATPVSEGSDAKVATIRMYGPIDSWGGWWGISTEDVGRVLDALPDTVEQIVLRINSPGGEVWEAVAILNMLSAHKANVVAVVDGLAASAASFIAAGCDETVMSPGSQMMIHSPHMIAWGNAVKLRKHAAFLDKLEESCIEIYTAKAGEQDWRSLLAEETWLSAADAVALGLADRAGVVPDAGTATTVGADDEETDDLIVITLDDDADAAAAARIHAAAASARAAAPKPPDSTEPGNPANKEELTMSDKFLADVRDRLGITDANASEETVLAALDERVATPAPTAALPDGVVPIEATQLEQMRADAAAGRQARDEQIATARAATVEAAVADGRIAPARRDHWIAALAADEGAAATLAGLEKGLIPLEPKGHTGGIDQSSDEDGTYSKLFPTAKAEEA, via the coding sequence ATGACCGAGAAGCAGAAGGAGCAGCACCGATACTGGGGATCCGTCGAACCTCCCAAGGCCAAGACCGAGTTCTTCAGCGCCGTCGCCACGCCCGTGTCGGAGGGGAGCGATGCGAAGGTCGCCACCATCCGCATGTACGGCCCGATCGACAGTTGGGGCGGCTGGTGGGGGATCTCCACCGAAGACGTCGGCCGAGTGCTCGACGCGCTCCCTGACACGGTCGAGCAGATCGTGCTTCGCATCAACTCGCCCGGTGGCGAGGTGTGGGAAGCGGTCGCGATCCTCAACATGCTGTCGGCCCACAAGGCCAACGTGGTGGCCGTCGTCGACGGCCTCGCCGCATCGGCCGCGTCGTTCATCGCCGCGGGCTGCGACGAGACCGTCATGAGCCCCGGCAGCCAGATGATGATCCACTCGCCCCACATGATCGCGTGGGGCAACGCGGTCAAGCTGCGCAAGCATGCGGCGTTCCTCGACAAGCTTGAGGAGTCCTGCATCGAGATCTACACGGCCAAGGCCGGGGAGCAGGACTGGCGCTCGCTGCTCGCCGAGGAGACGTGGCTGTCCGCGGCGGACGCCGTCGCTCTCGGCCTCGCGGACCGTGCCGGAGTCGTCCCCGACGCAGGCACCGCGACGACCGTCGGAGCTGACGACGAGGAGACCGACGACCTCATCGTCATCACCCTCGACGACGACGCTGACGCGGCGGCCGCCGCACGCATCCACGCCGCCGCCGCCTCCGCGCGCGCAGCGGCACCCAAGCCCCCGGACTCGACCGAGCCGGGTAACCCCGCCAACAAGGAGGAGCTCACTATGAGCGACAAGTTCCTGGCTGACGTTCGCGACCGGCTCGGCATCACCGACGCCAACGCCTCGGAAGAGACGGTGCTCGCCGCTCTCGACGAGCGTGTCGCCACGCCCGCCCCCACCGCAGCACTGCCCGACGGCGTCGTCCCCATCGAGGCGACGCAGCTCGAGCAGATGCGCGCCGACGCCGCCGCCGGCCGCCAGGCCCGCGACGAGCAGATCGCGACTGCCCGCGCGGCCACTGTCGAGGCCGCGGTCGCCGACGGCCGCATCGCGCCCGCCCGCCGGGACCACTGGATCGCCGCGCTCGCCGCGGACGAAGGTGCGGCCGCCACCCTCGCAGGCCTCGAGAAGGGACTCATCCCGCTCGAACCGAAGGGGCACACCGGCGGCATCGACCAGTCCTCCGACGAGGACGGCACCTACTCGAAGCTGTTCCCGACTGCGAAGGCTGAGGAGGCCTGA
- a CDS encoding capsid cement protein codes for MPKNYLPLYRPGQVVSFGVTAAVTAGQVVEVGSADFAIAPAAAASTKVVGVAGHDAGIGDKAAVEVNKAIHELKAVGAVTRGQQLEAAASGGVRTLASGKALYLALASAVDGALVPVIQL; via the coding sequence ATGCCCAAGAACTACCTTCCCCTCTACCGGCCGGGCCAGGTCGTCAGCTTCGGTGTCACCGCCGCGGTCACCGCCGGCCAGGTCGTTGAGGTCGGCAGTGCCGACTTCGCGATCGCTCCCGCCGCCGCCGCGTCCACCAAGGTCGTGGGCGTCGCAGGCCACGACGCCGGCATCGGCGACAAGGCAGCGGTCGAGGTCAACAAGGCCATCCACGAGCTCAAGGCGGTCGGCGCGGTCACGCGCGGCCAGCAGCTCGAGGCCGCCGCATCCGGTGGCGTGCGCACGCTCGCCTCGGGCAAGGCGCTCTACCTCGCCCTCGCCTCCGCGGTCGACGGCGCCCTCGTCCCCGTCATCCAGCTCTGA
- a CDS encoding DUF3846 domain-containing protein has product MVRGVLIPAADGRDLTAYEAVELEDYQRAVGGWIEAVDLPAFGSTLFVNEEGLLRGSPFNRRATFLWWFHVPRARNQARLVGDALLVGLPDKAGEMTDLPDDALRSLLSDELWDLELRDGPTEVWSRDPSGEQSYIEAVVWSVLVSEVSDAETRLVRRH; this is encoded by the coding sequence ATGGTGCGAGGCGTTCTCATCCCCGCGGCAGACGGTAGGGACCTCACCGCCTATGAGGCGGTGGAACTCGAGGACTACCAACGAGCGGTCGGCGGATGGATCGAGGCGGTAGATCTTCCTGCGTTCGGCAGCACGCTGTTCGTGAACGAAGAAGGACTGCTGCGCGGGTCGCCGTTCAACCGGCGCGCAACCTTCCTCTGGTGGTTCCACGTCCCTCGGGCGCGCAACCAGGCTCGCCTCGTCGGCGACGCGCTACTCGTCGGATTGCCGGACAAGGCGGGAGAGATGACCGACCTTCCGGACGACGCTCTGCGGTCGCTGCTTTCGGATGAGCTGTGGGACCTCGAGCTTCGCGACGGGCCAACCGAGGTGTGGAGCCGCGATCCCAGCGGCGAGCAGAGCTACATCGAGGCCGTCGTGTGGAGTGTGCTCGTCAGCGAAGTCTCGGACGCCGAGACGAGGCTCGTGCGGCGCCATTAG